A single window of Bacteroidota bacterium DNA harbors:
- a CDS encoding SBBP repeat-containing protein → MKTRLQKTLTALLLLFVIKATHAQTNTWQWAKSAGATGNEATTGTVVDASGNVYAVGWYTSATITFGTITLTNPGNFTADMFIAKYDASGNVLWAKTFGGVDGEIGNGIAIDASGNIYVTGWFTSSAMAMDTYTITNAGTASSDIFVAKLDASGSTVWARSGGGTGGDRGLGVAVDASNNVFVSGGFNSNSISFGSGGLTNAGTNTSDVFIVKYNASGNVQWAQSAGGSANDLSNGVATDSLGNAYLTGYFSSSNINFGTGIINNNTVNTQDIFVTKYNGSGTAVWAQRTGGSMDDYANAIAIRGNRLYITGGFNSASIAVGTTTLNNNSAGTSDFILAKYDLNGNAQWAVEAGDVDSEAGNGIATDVAGNVFVSGYYISATIIFGTNTLTNAAAGYRDLFVAAYTSNGFAAWANTATAATYDETANAVAVTASGSDVYVGGSFNSAIASFGAHNVYKGCGDDVFVAKLTGTTVGIKENKLHDQLALYPNPTSGKFTVEGEGQIIFYNVLGEEVLNEKVNKHQTFDFSSQAKGVYVYKIISTDKKVYSGRVVVE, encoded by the coding sequence ATGAAAACACGTTTACAAAAAACTTTAACCGCTTTATTGTTGTTGTTTGTTATAAAAGCAACACATGCGCAAACAAATACCTGGCAATGGGCTAAAAGTGCAGGTGCTACCGGTAACGAAGCTACCACCGGAACTGTTGTTGATGCGAGCGGCAATGTATATGCGGTGGGATGGTACACCAGTGCCACAATTACCTTTGGAACCATAACACTTACCAATCCGGGTAATTTTACAGCGGATATGTTTATTGCTAAATACGATGCTTCAGGAAACGTGTTATGGGCAAAAACGTTTGGTGGAGTAGACGGAGAAATTGGAAACGGAATTGCGATTGATGCAAGCGGAAATATTTATGTTACCGGATGGTTCACTAGTTCTGCGATGGCCATGGACACGTATACCATTACAAATGCCGGCACCGCAAGCAGCGATATTTTTGTTGCTAAACTTGACGCGAGCGGAAGTACGGTATGGGCAAGAAGTGGTGGCGGAACCGGCGGCGATAGAGGACTGGGCGTAGCGGTTGATGCAAGCAACAATGTGTTTGTGAGTGGAGGTTTTAATAGTAACAGCATCAGCTTTGGCAGCGGAGGACTCACCAACGCCGGAACAAATACCAGCGATGTGTTTATCGTAAAATATAATGCAAGCGGAAATGTGCAATGGGCACAAAGTGCCGGTGGTTCAGCGAACGATTTATCCAATGGTGTTGCCACAGATAGCTTAGGCAATGCTTATCTCACAGGTTATTTCTCGAGTTCAAATATTAATTTTGGAACCGGCATTATTAATAATAACACCGTTAATACACAAGATATTTTTGTGACTAAATATAACGGTTCGGGGACCGCGGTTTGGGCACAGCGCACGGGTGGAAGTATGGATGATTACGCAAACGCCATTGCGATCAGAGGAAATCGTTTATACATTACCGGTGGATTTAACAGCGCATCCATTGCGGTTGGAACAACAACCTTAAACAACAATAGCGCGGGAACTTCTGATTTTATTTTGGCGAAATATGATTTAAACGGCAATGCACAGTGGGCCGTCGAAGCAGGCGATGTAGATTCTGAGGCGGGGAATGGCATAGCAACGGATGTGGCAGGAAATGTTTTTGTCAGCGGGTATTATATCAGTGCAACTATTATTTTTGGAACAAACACACTTACCAACGCTGCTGCGGGTTATCGCGATTTATTTGTGGCGGCGTATACAAGTAATGGTTTTGCCGCATGGGCGAATACAGCTACCGCCGCTACTTATGATGAAACCGCCAATGCCGTAGCGGTTACAGCAAGCGGAAGTGACGTGTATGTAGGTGGTTCGTTTAATAGTGCTATTGCTTCTTTTGGAGCGCATAACGTTTATAAAGGTTGTGGCGATGATGTGTTTGTTGCTAAACTTACAGGCACTACGGTTGGAATAAAAGAAAATAAACTGCACGATCAATTAGCATTGTATCCAAATCCAACAAGCGGAAAATTTACCGTAGAAGGTGAAGGACAAATTATTTTTTATAATGTATTAGGCGAAGAAGTGCTTAATGAAAAAGTAAATAAACATCAAACCTTCGATTTTTCATCGCAAGCTAAAGGCGTTTACGTTTATAAAATAATCTCTACCGATAAAAAAGTGTATAGCGGAAGAGTAGTGGTGGAGTAA
- a CDS encoding OmpA family protein, translated as MADSSFEANSKVPVLLSSIGLNASWSSPSWGTTDLLCECGKKLKDKSEAQVPHNPFGTQKANTGKCYAGFYLFSHADYREYLITQLNQPLIGGNKYELTMYISLADYSRAAIYRMGVVFLNAKPNYTSSDVIRNINPVNVPLKNQVGTDTVNWHQIVVEYEAHGGEQFLLIGSFDIYDYDETNARPPKGVRTKINQRTDRDAYYYIDDVSLHQLPPPVVAKFDTVVAPIIDTIRPVAIAEANFGNDTTKPIIEVLVDKTFILKNILFETNRAVLLPSSYPELDAFANYLVKNPQVFIEIGGHTDNTGSEEQNKILSEKRANTVADYLITKGVELNRVTFKGYGSTKPIANNSTDEGKKQNRRVEFTVVKK; from the coding sequence GTGGCCGATTCCAGCTTTGAAGCCAACAGTAAAGTTCCCGTATTACTTTCTTCTATAGGATTAAATGCCTCTTGGTCTTCGCCTAGTTGGGGCACTACGGATTTATTATGTGAGTGTGGAAAAAAATTAAAAGACAAATCGGAAGCACAAGTACCGCATAATCCATTCGGCACACAAAAAGCAAACACCGGAAAATGTTACGCGGGATTTTATTTGTTCTCACATGCTGATTACAGAGAATATTTAATTACACAATTGAATCAGCCTTTGATAGGCGGCAACAAATATGAGTTAACGATGTATATCAGTTTAGCGGATTATTCGCGTGCGGCGATTTACCGCATGGGCGTTGTTTTTTTAAATGCAAAACCAAACTACACCAGCAGCGATGTCATCAGAAATATAAACCCGGTGAATGTGCCTTTAAAAAATCAAGTGGGTACCGACACCGTGAACTGGCATCAGATTGTTGTGGAGTATGAAGCCCATGGCGGAGAACAATTTTTACTGATAGGAAGTTTTGATATTTACGATTATGATGAAACCAATGCCCGTCCGCCAAAGGGCGTGCGCACAAAAATAAATCAACGCACCGACCGTGATGCGTATTATTACATTGATGATGTAAGCTTACATCAATTACCGCCGCCTGTTGTGGCCAAGTTTGATACTGTTGTAGCACCTATCATTGATACCATTCGTCCGGTTGCGATTGCAGAAGCCAATTTTGGAAACGATACGACAAAGCCCATCATTGAAGTGTTGGTAGACAAAACTTTTATTTTGAAAAATATTTTATTTGAAACCAACCGCGCGGTGTTATTGCCTTCCTCTTATCCGGAGCTGGATGCGTTTGCGAATTATTTAGTAAAAAATCCTCAGGTGTTTATTGAGATTGGCGGACACACCGACAATACCGGTAGTGAAGAACAAAATAAAATCCTCAGTGAAAAACGCGCCAATACAGTGGCCGATTATTTAATTACCAAAGGTGTGGAGTTAAACCGCGTTACTTTTAAAGGTTATGGCAGCACCAAGCCTATTGCCAATAATTCTACCGACGAAGGCAAAAAGCAAAACCGAAGAGTGGAGTTTACTGTGGTGAAGAAGTAG
- a CDS encoding helix-turn-helix transcriptional regulator, giving the protein MDIRKKFGKQIKKLRIEKGMSQEALAFEAELDRTYIPSIEKGERNVSLVVIEKLGKALNVSPKVFFD; this is encoded by the coding sequence ATGGATATTAGAAAAAAATTCGGAAAGCAAATTAAAAAATTGCGCATAGAGAAAGGAATGTCTCAGGAGGCATTAGCCTTTGAGGCGGAACTTGATAGAACATATATTCCGAGTATTGAAAAGGGTGAAAGGAATGTTTCATTAGTTGTAATTGAAAAGCTTGGAAAGGCCCTTAATGTTTCACCAAAAGTGTTTTTTGATTAA
- a CDS encoding HNH endonuclease, whose translation MSSAKEKLLKKLLDNVGKTLTRELLSKTANVHDWQRSLRTLRQEGWQIVSSKEGYTLVSELKNETKKSRITINNKLRYSILQRDNSTCQRCGKTVQDGIKLEVDHKIPVEWNGTNDVENLWTLCNECNGGKKHFFSDFDDKIMREVMNEKSGYQRLVKLFKLSPNTVIEPIKLEAISGIRDWTRTIRLIRSKEKLNLVWIDKSTEFPQGGYKLIRQKN comes from the coding sequence ATGAGTAGCGCTAAAGAAAAACTATTAAAGAAATTATTAGACAATGTAGGAAAGACTCTTACTAGAGAGCTTTTAAGTAAAACAGCAAATGTACACGACTGGCAAAGATCATTAAGAACTCTAAGGCAAGAAGGATGGCAGATTGTTTCGAGCAAGGAAGGCTATACACTCGTTTCTGAATTAAAGAATGAAACAAAGAAAAGCAGAATCACAATAAACAATAAATTGCGCTATTCTATTTTACAAAGAGATAACTCAACTTGTCAAAGATGCGGAAAGACAGTACAAGACGGTATAAAATTGGAAGTTGATCATAAAATTCCCGTAGAATGGAACGGAACAAACGACGTTGAGAACTTGTGGACTCTTTGTAATGAGTGTAATGGAGGTAAAAAGCATTTTTTCTCTGATTTTGATGATAAAATAATGAGGGAGGTGATGAATGAAAAGAGCGGATATCAGCGTTTAGTAAAATTGTTTAAACTTAGTCCGAATACCGTTATAGAGCCAATAAAATTAGAGGCCATAAGCGGCATTAGGGACTGGACTAGAACTATTAGATTAATTAGATCAAAAGAAAAACTTAATCTTGTTTGGATAGATAAATCAACGGAGTTCCCGCAAGGAGGATACAAATTAATCAGACAAAAGAATTAA
- a CDS encoding DNA cytosine methyltransferase — translation MKLKESITIDDFEGKKFRIKLVEPESNKKAVVTHYLHNYHNGVKKHYKKEAEKFIKEMVLYKFPNIKYSEVAESALQQLLFEVENVPFPTPENYTFKFIDLFAGVGGFRIAMQSLGGKCVFTSEWDKEAQKTYKANFGEVPFGDITKEETKKFIPDGFDVLCAGFPCQAFSIAGKRGGFEDTRGTLFFDVAEIIRRKKPKAIFLENVKGLRNHDKGKTLETILNVLRNDLGYFVPEPQIINAKDFGVPQNRERIFIVGFRKDLKVTSFNYPKPTDKKVKFSDIKEKKPVSARYYLSTQYLKTLKAHKERHANKGNGFGYEIIPDKGIANAVVCGGMGRERNLIIDTRLKDFTPETKIKGEVNREGIRKMTPREWARLQGFPDNYLIPVADASAYKQFGNSVAVPAIKATGKLIIETLFKHI, via the coding sequence ATGAAGCTGAAAGAAAGTATAACAATCGATGATTTTGAAGGGAAAAAGTTTAGAATTAAACTGGTAGAACCTGAAAGCAACAAAAAGGCAGTTGTTACACACTATCTTCACAACTATCATAACGGCGTAAAAAAACATTACAAAAAAGAAGCGGAAAAATTTATAAAGGAAATGGTGCTTTATAAGTTTCCTAATATAAAATATTCGGAGGTTGCTGAAAGCGCCTTACAACAATTACTTTTTGAAGTAGAAAACGTTCCATTTCCAACACCTGAAAATTATACGTTTAAGTTTATTGATTTGTTTGCCGGGGTTGGCGGTTTTCGTATAGCAATGCAAAGTCTCGGAGGCAAATGTGTTTTTACAAGTGAGTGGGATAAAGAGGCGCAAAAAACATATAAAGCTAATTTTGGTGAAGTTCCGTTTGGTGATATTACCAAGGAAGAAACAAAGAAATTTATACCTGATGGATTCGATGTGTTGTGTGCGGGTTTTCCTTGCCAAGCATTTTCTATAGCAGGAAAAAGAGGCGGTTTTGAGGATACACGTGGTACTTTGTTTTTTGATGTAGCTGAAATTATTAGAAGAAAAAAACCAAAAGCTATTTTTCTTGAAAACGTAAAAGGATTAAGAAATCACGACAAAGGAAAAACATTAGAAACCATATTAAATGTATTAAGAAATGATTTAGGATATTTTGTGCCCGAGCCTCAAATCATTAATGCAAAAGATTTTGGTGTACCACAAAACAGAGAAAGAATTTTTATTGTAGGTTTTAGAAAAGATTTAAAAGTTACTAGTTTTAATTACCCTAAACCAACCGATAAGAAAGTTAAGTTTTCTGATATCAAGGAGAAAAAACCTGTTTCAGCAAGATATTATTTGTCTACTCAATATTTAAAAACCTTAAAAGCCCATAAAGAAAGGCATGCCAATAAAGGCAATGGTTTTGGTTACGAAATTATTCCCGACAAAGGGATCGCCAACGCTGTTGTTTGCGGCGGAATGGGACGAGAAAGAAATTTAATTATTGATACTCGCTTAAAAGATTTTACGCCTGAAACAAAAATTAAGGGAGAAGTAAACAGGGAGGGAATTCGTAAAATGACCCCTAGAGAATGGGCAAGGCTACAAGGCTTTCCTGATAATTATTTAATTCCTGTGGCTGATGCATCTGCCTATAAACAATTTGGAAATTCAGTTGCGGTGCCTGCAATTAAAGCAACCGGGAAATTAATAATTGAAACGCTTTTTAAGCATATTTAA